A genomic region of Maniola hyperantus chromosome 5, iAphHyp1.2, whole genome shotgun sequence contains the following coding sequences:
- the LOC138402379 gene encoding uncharacterized protein has protein sequence MSEESLTPPLDNVKLRKRPKKRKRLRSLSSSSNSSTSSAKEKTASSLLNRLVKNLTQREQQVPMGHGSQHMIPTFDPQAKTQTMKDWLKKINETASVYGWNEKQITFYALPRLVGLAKRWYDGLTTVKYNWKQWQVKLLKAFPCEENYGDLLTEMLVRKSLRNETLEEYYYDKIRLINRCSIVGSKAVDCLTHGIYDNHIRMNVQGLSFKDPENVLNYFRKISSKNGNVMNFRKLLPSIEHPSAQSKDNTIKQKGSTTRCHNCKEIGHFWTSCKKDLVKCNICNRVGHEHQQCFRSKGFRNDKGQGSSQITKNVMQIKTNNSGSSKYYKDVSVNGIATKAFIDFGSECTLISDQLQDPQIKKQLYEMLNSNKQCFAFSNAELGETKETEMQIRLKDDVPKA, from the exons ATGTCTGAAGAATCATTGACACCACCACTTGATAATGTCAAGCTTAGAAAACGACCAAAGAAACGCAAACGACTACGTTCGTTATCAAGTTCATCAAATTCGTCGACTTCTAGTGCTAAAGAAAAGACGGCATCGTCTTTGCTAAACCGATTGGTAAAAAACTTAACTCAAAGAGAACAGCAAGTTCCAATGGGACACGGGTCACAGCATATGATACCAACATTTGATCCCCAAGCTAAAACACAAACTATGAAGGATTGGTTGAAGAAGATAAATGAAACAGCGTCTGTTTATGGGTGGAATGAAAAGCAAATAACTTTTTATGCATTACCTCGTTTAGTTGGTTTGGCTAAGCGCTGGTATGACGGACTTACTACTGTTAAATATAATTGGAAACAATGGCAGGTGAAGCTTTTGAAAGCTTTTCCCTGTGAGGAAAATTATGGTGATCTTCTTACTGAGATGTTAGTTAGGAAAAGTCTACGTAACGAAACTCTAgaagaatattattatgataaaattcgTCTCATCAATAGATGTAGCATAGTTGGATCTAAAGCAGTAGATTGTCTAACACATGGTATATATGACAATCATATAAGAATGAATGTGCAGGGGTTAAGTTTTAAAGATCCTGAAAACGTGCTTAATTATTTTCGTAAGATTTCGTCTAAGAATGGAAACGTCATGAACTTTAGAAAGCTATTGCCTTCTATTGAGCATCCATCGGCGCAAAGTAAGGATAATACTATAAAACAAAAGGGAAGTACAACTCGATGCCACAATTGCAAAGAAATAGGGCACTTTTGGACGTCATGCAAAAAAGACTTAGTAAAATGTAACATATGTAATCGTGTGGGCCACGAACATCAACAATGTTTTCGGTCGAAAGGGTTCAGAAATGATAAAGGCCAAGGTAGTTCACAAATAACCAAAAATGTGAtgcaaattaaaactaacaactCGGGAAGTTCTAAGTACTATAAAGATGTATCTGTTAATGGAATTGCTACAAAAGCATTTATTGATTTCGGTAGTGAATGTACATTGATCAGTGATCAATTGCAGG ACCCTCAAATTAAAAAACAGTTGTATGAAATGctaaattcaaataaacaatGTTTTGCCTTCTCCAATGCCGAACTTGGTGAAACAAAAGAAACGGAGATGCAGATACGATTAAAAGATGATGTGCCG AAGGCGTAA